Within the Taeniopygia guttata chromosome 1, bTaeGut7.mat, whole genome shotgun sequence genome, the region aagaaggaacaaCTTTCCACCATCTTTCTTTGGACATGCAGGATTTCCTGGGGAATTATATTTCATATAGCAATAGCTGGGAAAGCTACAAAAGTACAGAATGAACTATTAACCTGATGTGCCATTTCCAGGGGTTTTCCACCTTTGATGAGAATACCATTCTGCGCAGCCACTCCTGTGCCCACCATTACAGCTGTGGGGGTAGCCAGGCCTAAAGAGCAAGGGCATgcaatgctcagcacagtgaTTGAGGTTTGAAATGCAAACCTCAGTattatttcagcttttgaaatgtttttgctCTGATTCTGCAAgaagagggaagagaagggggaaaaaataaagatatgtAAGATTACCAACAGCAGATAACATAGATGTACAATCAATCACAGTCatttcagaaaacagatttatCTGGAAAACTTCAGTACAGGAAATCAATCTATTATTGTTACTGTAATGCTAAAGAAAGGTCAATGTCATGAATTGTTCATGGCattattttctggattttttgctGCTCAAGCATAAAAATGCTTGTCTCTGCTCTGAATCTCCCAGATGTCAACATAATTTGCTGGGATTTCCTTTAGAGCTCAGCAAAGGACAGTGCTATTTACAGATACACAGATCCTCCCAGTTGCTGAGCATAATGAATACACATCCTAAAGATGACAGAAGCTCAGCTTCTTTCTCAAGACAAAATCATTATCTGCCATTAGAATGCCCACAAAAATTTCAGACATAACAGGAATGGCTCCACTCCTTGCAATGCAGCTATAGATCATATTTAGTCCAGAAATAATGtcaaaaatttccatttctaaGAACCCCATGCAGAACTAAGGGGTAAACgcaaaaatatacatatacctgcaaagatattttaaatagtgAAATTATCTGTTCTGTGTAGAAAATACCATGTTTTACAGAAGAATTTACAGAATATTCTGGGTTGGGAttcacaaggatcatcaagtccaactcttaaaGTAAAAGGCCCATACAAGGATTGAACTCACAACCTTAGTGTTATTATCTAACCAACTGAGCTCCTCTCAGGGTGATTATAAAATCAAACTCTATATAGAAAAAGTATGTTAATTACATTGGAAGACATCCTAACACAAAAATCTAGTTATAATAATAAAACTActtacaggaaaatattttttaataatatcaAAATTTACAAAACCAATTGTGATCCATACTATCAATGTCACAGTTGAAATGATGATGATAAATGGAACAAAGTATCCACTAAATTTATCTGCCAGTTGCTGGATGGGTGCctataaaaaataaactcagTTATTTGCATGTTCATGATCAAAACATATAAATATGAAGAGTTCATGAAAATACACAATAGTTCTGGAAAACCACAGTGTGTTGAAGTGTGTAAGTATCAAAACATAGAatctttttattaataaatcaATATCTGTGAACAAGGTTTTCTTCTCCATTATTTTTACCTTTGACATTTGAGCTTCTTCCACCAATTTCACAATCTGTGCCAGAGTGGTATCATTACCAACATGCGTTGCATTAACAAGAAGTGAGCCATGTGCATTTATAGAACCAGCAATCACTGTGCTCCCAGGCTTTTTAATGACTGGCATAGGTTCCCCTGAAAAGAAAAGGTAAGAATAAATGAGCCAATACCCCTAACACCATAATCCATTAGCACACAGCTATGTTAGCAAAATCAGTAGGATAAGGAATAATGACCAGAAATCACATACTGGGTATCTCTGTCTGGTAAAGACATGGATAGGTAgtgttatatttttataaacctTTTTATAGGAttaatttcaaagcaaatgCTGTTTCCTTGGTTGTAACTTTTCAGTGAACCATCCCTCAAAAGGGCAAGGAGCAAATTGGTTGGAATAGGTACTTCTAGGAATTTCTCCATTAATACTTGGCATAGCAATGGGAGTTTGAGAATTCTGTCTTTATCTCCATGACCCTGAGTTTTCAAAGACCAGAAAGCTCTTCTGTGGAAAAGTTCCtgttctcctgctccagctgcatgAAGACTAGCTCTAGaacatctttattttctctaattttaGTGGTAGTGATAACAACTGGTTCCCTGAAGCAAAAGGTGTCCCTGTTCCCAAGTAAAGTAAAAACAGAACTAGAACAAGTAATCCATTGCCAATGCAAATTTTTGTATCTTTTACTTCATTTATAAGAATTGTACAATGCATTGAATCCTTACTATATAtacaaaatgaaatgaaaatttcaaaatatgttaAAAAGTCCCGTGACCCTTAATAAACATCAAATTTTGAGGCTTTCTTTCCCACTCCTTGCTCATTCAGAGTACCCTGTCATACAAACTCCAGCATCTCATCAGTATTTCCACATCATcctttagaaattatttctgagaaGGTACCCTCACTATAAATACATTTCAGAGGAAACTCCAGCCAGATCACTGGAATAATTACAATACTGTTATGACTCTACCCATCCCATCAGTAGGTTAGTAAGTGGCCAGACTGAGAGGAAAACCTTCCGTTTCTTAGGGTGTGCACAGATGCAGGATTTGAATTCAAGCTTACAAAGCCACAGCATCCATTAAGGTGGGCAGCTATTCGCTATTCATACAGCAGTGTTTGGGTTGGGTCTGCTCTCTTTTCTTGTAATAGAGTTCCAGAAGATTACACTTCTTTGTGTATGATAAGGGAAGTTACCAGTAATGAGAGACTCATCTGCCATAGAATTGCCTTCAATGACCTTTCCATCCACTGGGAACTTTCCACCAGGAACAACTTTTATAATATCACCCCTTTGAACCAGTTCAACAGGTACTTGCTCCTCCCTGCAAAAGACACAAGTAGAACAGGCAGGTTACTTATGCCATCAGCTTTCAGATTAACTGGATCAAGCCTAGTCTGTGATCCAGGCAGGCTGAAGGGATTTTGATTCATAAATACATACCTGACAATAGAGTGGCCAGGTCCGAGAGTCACCACAGTGGCTTCTGTGGCTTGAAGAGACATAAGCTTAGCAAGAGCTTCAGAGGTCTTACCCTAAAAAACAGATAAATGTTTAAGATACATTGAGATATATAAATCTTGATATATACTTAACACAATGAACTCTGAACAACTTTTCATATTATAGACTACACCAAAAACAGCTGACTCAAAATTCCTCTGGATAGTTTATTCCACTCCTATCATAAATACACAATATTTGTGTGAAGATGAGTTACCTTGGCTATGTGTTCCAGCCATCTGCCGAGTGCAATGAACACAAACAACATCGGAGGCGTGTCGAAGAAAGTGACAGggcttttctctgccttttcaaTGATTGCTACTATCAGGATGATGCAGGAATACAGATAAGCAATCGTCGTGGCCAGCACGATGAGCACGTCCATATTGGCTGTCTTGTGCCTCAGTGACTTGTAAGCTTGTACGTAAAAATACCATCCACCAAGGAACTGTTGGGGTGAGCAGGGACAGACTCGTATTGAGAGCAGCAACCACAGAGTACATAACATTGCCCAGAGCAGAATTAAAACCATGTAGTAGATAAGAGAAGGCATTGCTGACCCAAGCAAATTTGATACTGATGTAACTTCAGGTCTACTAGGGAACTGATTCCACTGACATCCCTTTTTTCTCAAAACCAAAGTACACAAGGCATAGAAAATGAAAGTATTTACCTACAGCTACCCAATTAGTTTGTAGATGATTAGGTATCTTTTTTAATATTACCTTCTCCACTTAGAAACTATCTGATGCAACTTTGATAGGAGTAAGAGCTATGcataaaaacagaaagaataaCTTCCAGAAAAGTGCCACTTCGTTCATGTAGGTGGTACAGACAAAAGAGCAGGCCTAATCCACTCAATCTTTTCATTTCTGTCTTTATCACATCAGATTACATAAATGGGAGATGCATAAAAAGTAAACCCCTAGGAAGCAGTATGGACATACCTGAACAAAAGTGCACAggataaagaaaagaagattcAAAATAGATAATCCAGGAATGAGGTTCTGTTCCAGCACCTTAGACCCATGGTCTTCACCACTGGGTATTTGCATATAAATCATTAGGACTACAACTGGGATACCAAACACTAGGCTGAATAAGAAAGATTTCCTccacctggaaaagaaaaactgtaaaTCCATGGGTTTTTTACACCCCACTCAGGCCCAACTGTGCTGGTAGTGCAGGGCTGGTGCTGTTAGCATTGTACTAACACACAGTTTTGGGATATTTGCAAAGATCCAGTATTTTGGAACAGCTTCGATGTCTGCAATATATTTAACTGTACAGATTTCTGGTAGTTAAAAACTAAAACTAATGAAAGCAATGAAAGCGCAAATGGTAAAATTAAATATGCTTTACACAAGACTAACCTAATTAACTGGGAAAAGTGCTGGGGGGAGTACAGTTACAAGATATGATCTAGACATGTTCTTTagtgagagagaaaagaaatacttactgctgtatttcctttttatgaCTCAGATTATGTGCATTTGGAGCTCTTTTAGCCACAGAAGCATGAAAGccaatttcctttttattgaaACGGAAGGAAAGTTAGTTTTGATGAAGCCAACCATAGtacttaaaatacatttaaattacACTGCTTTTAGAAGAAATGTCATAAAAAGACACTGTTCCATGTTTAATAAGTTCCAACCCTTTATTTACTTTTAGATTCTTCCAAAACGAGAGGATATTTCAGTCAGTAGTCAAAATTTGGACTGCAAAGGACTTCCAGCACCTATACATGAACACAGTGTATAGATGCAGTAAGTGTCCAAGCTCTCAGGCATGGAGAGTTTCCACTGAGAGGTGAAATTCTATTGTACTCCGCCTAAAGGAAAATAGATGCCCTTTCACCCCCATTGGAATAATCAGGAGATATGGGACATACCACAAAGGAAGTTAAAATGCACAAGCTACTGGGAGCTAGACAACCATAAAAGGCAAACAGTCCCTGCTGTCCTCCTGACAACTCACTGCATGCACCTCATACAGTATGATCCCTCCTGGTgggacaaaaaagaaaaaggttttgtCCATATCTCAGCCATCACAACAGTAGATTTTATGATCTGTGTGATTACTGGTAAACCAGGACTTTTTCATTTAATATCAGGCTGTATCACAAGctgtttccattaaaaaatatgtaaggATAGATGCAAGTGTGTACAGAGATATGTAATGTTTGTGGCATGAGCTGTGGCAAAACTTCTTTTACAGCCTTTGTCAAGAGAAAGAAgtatatttttctgaattagCAACACTTCACTGAAATTACTGTGATTCTACACACAGAATTCCAAGGAATGAATGTATGACATTTTTGCCCAATAAAGATAAAAAGGGTTCATTTTGTAGTTCTTAGTGTGTGTTTTTAGAGTAACAGATGGGGAGCCTATGCATTCCTGTGGAGTACAGCAGCCTCACCACAAGAGCATAAAAACATGGCAATAACTATGGCATCTACAAAATCAGTATAACCTCTCAAATATCAGCTACTTTACTTCCTTCTAAATTTCACCATGTAATTGTCCATACATAAAAAATTTCCACAGCCTACCTTGATTACTTTTATAATATCTCGTGGACCAATAATTTCAGGATCAAACTGGATGTGAGCTTTGCTAGTTGCAAGTGCAACTGAGGCAGAGAATATGCCATTTGTTCTCATGAGTTTGGATTCAATATTGTGAACACAAGAAGCACAAGTCATCCCTGTAATctaaagaaaacacaattttgGGTAGTTAGCAATACCCCACATTCACCCAATATTTGTGGGTGTACTTGAGACAAGGCCTCAGCATAAAGGTTTTATAAGCTGTCTTAAATAATACAAAGCTGAGAACATAACTATCCACTTTTAttataaaattgaaataatcaGAAGAAATAATCGCTGCCATGTATTCACATGGCAGCACTCAGACATGCTATTAATTGTAAAAGTATAACTAATATGGTTCTATCAACATTGCCAGAATCAAATTCTGCATGTGTAACTTCATCTCTCTTAAATTTTCCTGTGGCTTCAGTAACGCATGTTACCACTGTGTGATCTATTAACACAGCAGCAGACTGTTGTTCTCTGTCTGGCAGTAACTAACTTGCAGTCAGAGAATAAAAGTTAGTATTTGAGGACTCCATACTTCAATAAGCAATTTACTAATTTTACTGATTTTACTCAAAGCTCCTAGACCTCTATGCAAAACCCTTAACATTAACAATATGTATTTGTTGACAAATTCTCAGTTACTCAGAGTCTGTACTGAAGTGCCTTAATGgaaaatttctgtttcatttctgCTTGCTAAGTCTGTACATAGAACTAtccctttttatttcagtgctttTGGATAGGTTCTTCTAAGACAAGCTGATTTTGTCTTTTCAGCAATTATAAAAAAAGAGTGTCACCAGCCAGAATTGCTGAAGTCGCAACTGCTAAAGCAAAGCTATTTGCAAGAAAATGAGTCTTCCAGACCCGACTTTTCcaaaacaaatatataatttCAAATACACATGACTTACAAGAAGCTCCACTTGCCCTTCTGTTTCTGCATTATTTTCCATAATGGTAGCTTCAAAACCCAAATTCTGGATCAGCTGTGCTATTTCAAGAGGTTGTATGAGTTCTGGCTTGTATTTTATCTCTGCTTTACCTGCCATCAGTGCTACCAATACTGAAACAATTCCTGCAGtggtaaaaacaaaaatattagatAATGTAGGTCCTttgatggaaataaaaataaaatattacaagTGACTGTCAGTGAGGACTGCAACAACTTAGAGATATTATAAGCTTAGTGACTTCTCTCTGCCTCCTTCTAGTGTTGTTCCCTAGCCACAATAGCAAAGTTTTTACAGAGACCCAGCCACACTGAGTTCCCCTTTAGCAATGAGAGGAATTGCAACATTTACATAGGGAAGGATGTGAGTTTTGCTGTGATCTAATGAGACAAAAAGGATGTTTGGAAGGAACCTTTACATCCACTGCTGCAAGATCTACCCTAGACTCTCGTCGTTTAGAACGAGCCCTGCAGCACAATGCTacacctttttattttcctgttctcCACCcctccttatttttttaataaataaaaagcccaCAGAAATCTACATTtagaattaaaaatcaaaacatgaagatcacaaggcaaaaaaaattgttttgaaaagctaatgctttttttatttctaaatcaAGGCAGTGCAACCACCACTGGGAGACTGGGGAGAGAATAATCAATAAGCAAAACCTCCTAAATGCATGCTGACACAAATGAAATCAGACATTGCTAAGGTTCATCTGTTAATCTTCTACATGGCCAGAGGAAAGGCAGCCCTGGCCTGCAGACTTCTAGACTAGTAAACAGCACTGTGCCTAAGCTTACCCTGGCAGTGGAGCCATATGTTTGTTTGCGTCTGCTTGTGCAAATATGCCCGAGCATGCCCGAGCTCTCGATGGCTGTGGGGGAGATGGATTACTTTGTAAACCAACAAGGGCCTGAAAACTAAATGACAACTGTTTCTCTGTTCTTGTCTTCAGacttatttgaaatttttatcaCTTTACAACCTTCTACAAGTATGTTAATCATGTTTGCCCACCAGTGCAATAGGATAGTTAAACAGTGACATAGCTACGTTAGCACTAAGAAAGAGCATGAAGTCTATTTAACTTCCAGATGTTGTATGACAGCCTTTCCTATTATTCTTATAGAATATCTTTTCCATCCCATAATCCCTTATTATTAGACTCATTATAGGAATCTTAAACTTATTACCATCTTCTTTCTGCAAATTTCTTTCAATGGTAGACACACACGATGCACAAGTCATGCCTGTGATCTGTAAAACAcacttttcttctctggctCCACTGAGCTGGTTTGACCCCTCAGGGTGAGGACTGTCTGGAAGAGCATCCGAGGCATTGCCTTGGCGAGGAGGCTCTGGAGCTTGAGGCTGTACAGCAGCTTTGCTGGTATCAGGCTGGCACCTCTTTTCTCCAGTGGCAGTATCTTGAATAAATGCACAATACACTGAGCTATTTATAGTATGACTGGGTGACGTAAAAGTACAAACAAGCCACATTTATCAACCATAAAAACACTCACAGTTGTTTAGAAGGTGACACAATAACCTTGGTCTCGATATGGAAATACTATAGGTTGTTACAATGCTTATAAAACTACATATTCACTAGTACCACTTGCATGACCATCTAACTCTACAGAACTAGTTTTCCCCATTCAGATGGCAAACGATTCCCTCCAATTTCAATAGCTAGAGCTGTCAGCTACCTTCACTTGATAAAGATATATTGGTATCTAGAGGGTCCTTATCCAGGACAGAGGATGTAGTCCAGTCATACCCATTCTGTCATTGTTGCCATCTATGTAGGACTCACATCACTTCATCTCAAACAAGGAAAACAGCAAGTTTCTCAACAGGTTTCTCTTTATGGCACAGTATTCGCACTACAAGTACTGCAAAATGAATATTGGAAGCACCCCAGAGATCTGAACACAAACAGGCCTCCTGcaagcctttttattttttgccagGTACTGAACAGATGCacaacagctccagctgtgtTCACAAACTACCTCCCTTGGGCAGAGGTTTGTGTAAAGGAGCAGGAGTTGCTTCCAAACATGTTAAACATAGGGGGGGTCCCTCCTTTTCGAGATTAAGTGGACGGTCTCCTACCAACAAATTATAAGCCAAACCAATTATAATTAAACACAGGCCCCTCCTCATTTGTAGTAGTACGACAAATTCAGAGGGATTGGACCCATGAGAGAAGTGAATAGGATGTGGTTTTTTGTGATCAATCTACTTAATTTTAAGTAAACTACATCagtatttaaaagcaaatatgtTTAGTTGAAGCAGGTGAAAATTTCCACATTAGAAATTTGCGAGAGAGGAGATTGTGcatcaaaataactttttaaacattaaacaCATGTACAAAATGCATACACTGATGCAACTGACATGcaaaagcagctgctcccaccAAAGAGTACCTGCATTTTGCCACTTACCTTAAAGCAAGGTTTAGTGAAGTAAGGCAGGCAAAAATACTCAAGAAATAAAGGTCAAAGGCTAAAGACACTGAAAAGAGGTTTTAAATGAAAGAGACTTCATTAAGTTTGTAGGTTTTAGTATTCTTGAACATAAATGTAAACATTTGGTTTGATAGATCTATTTACAGCAGCCTGCAGACATAGGAGGAAACCTACTTCAGGGGGTAAGGGAATGAGCTATTTGAAAGGCATTATACCTCAGACTTTTTTTGGTTTCATAATGTAATTCGGCTCTTACACCCACTGCTGCAGTTATTAAGGGCTGAAACAAGGTGCCTTACAGCTGAAACCTCTCTCTCTTGCTAAGTCAGGTCAGATCAGGCCAGACATTCAGAAGAGACAATGTCAATGTGATACTTTACAAGTTTCTCTCCAGGAATCTCAATGAAGACCTTGCATGACCCACCTTGGCATGCtacccacagaaaaaaaaccactgttACCTGTCAGCACAGAGGCATCAAATCCCATGTCTTCTATGGCAGCTCTTAACTCTTCTCCACTAGTGACAGCTGGATCATAGTGTATGGTCCCAGTACTGCCAGCAAGAGAAACTGCCACGTGCTGCACTCCCTGCCTCTGTGATATGGCCCCTTCTATGGACTTCACACAAGAATTGCAGGTCATGCCATCAATCTTAATAACAGCCGTATGTGTCGTGCCTTGTGGTGGCTGTCTGATGACATTGTACGTGAAAGCACCCGAGCGAGATGCTGCTTTATTTGCTTCTGAACCACTAAGGAGGCTTACTTTAAAGTTTCCAGGTGGAAGGGATTCAATTGCTTGCTGCAGAGCTGACAGGGTGATTAAATCTGGGCTATACTGTACCACAGCACATTTATTCTCCAAAGACACTTTAATACATTTTATGCCAGGAAGATCTGATATATTTCCTTCGATATTTCTGACACAGGACTTGCAGTGCATGCCCTCTATCTGTGCAGTCACTGTTGCTGTGCTACCCATCTCAGGGACCAGCAGATCCAGCCCATCACTCTCAAGGCTTGCAGATGTCTCCCTAGGGTTTGCATTCTGCAAGCGCTGGAGATCAAGGGCACCCAGCTTCAAAGGGGCCGATTTACTTTTAATGGTGCAGTCATACCCCAGGTCACTGATGTGTCTCTTGAGGTCATCAGGCTGAATGATGTAAGGATGGTAAGCAATAATTGCTTCTTGGTTATCAAGTGACACCTTGATTTTTGCTACACCATGCAGTTTCCTTATCTTTCCTTCAATGTTGGTGACACAGGACTGGCATGTCATGCCTTCTACCCGAAGCTTAGCTACTGCTTCTTTCAAGCTTGGCAAATTTACAGTTGCTGTTGTCAACTTCTCTTCTGCTATATTGGCATCAAAGCCCATATCCAGAATTTCCTGGCAAATCTGTTCGGGGCTTATTTCCAACTGCAGATACTTGATAACAGCATTGTTCTGTTCAAGGGAGACTTTAATTCTCAAAATGCCCTTCACCTTGCAAATTCGGCCTTCTATTGACTGCACACATGATTGGCAAGTCATTCCCACAATGTTGACTACCACAGTATGCTCTTGGGAAGGTGGAGAGGACATGTTTTCAGAGCTCTCCTCATAGCCCATGTTGTCAAAAGCAAATTTATGTTTCATTGTAGGCTTCAGGTCACAACCAGGAGGAGAATCGACGTTGGACAAAGCCTAAGGagaaagtggaaaagaaaaataaatgcatgtgTTCTCAGCCCTGCAAAAGCAACATCAGAATTCATATGCTCTCAAGCACATACTAGGAGTGCTCTCAAATTAGTCTATAGGCGAACCCTTTCAACATTATTTTACACTTTGAATATATTACCAGTGAGTTATGCCCATGATGACGAATCAGGCTTCTGACAGTCTATTGAGCAGCAATTTAGAAAATACTGACTATGGATATTAAAGCAGAATTGACTCGGTATTCCTACCCCAACCAAGTAATTTAAGACCTGAGttctctgcagccacaggacACTTCCATCAcacagcctgagctgctcttcAGAGCACACTGTCACTGGCACAGTGTGTCACAGTAGAGAGTGTGCTGACTGCCTCTCTAAAAAGGTCATAAACAGGCCCAGTTTTGCCAACCTGCTACGTCCCAGGAAGAgttcaaaccaaaccaaagaaaaccaaaaagtcCAAGAAAACAGAATCATGACTGTTCCAGAAGCCTGAAGCAAGCTGATGCAGGAAGGGTCAGCTGTATGATACTTGAAGAGCTATATACACATGCACAAAAGCATAGGCTCTCTGCATTTAATATGAATTCCTTTTAACTTGAAATCTGTATCTAACAAAGACCTTGAAAGACACAGAACTGTAAGCAGATATTTTCACTatggtttaattttatttacctACTTCTGAGATGCCTAAGACAATACATTGTGCTACAGTAAGTCACTGATTTGATCCAACACTGATTTTCAGAGTGGCCAGTACTGAAATAGGCTAGCCAGAAGTGAACTATCTCTCAGTCAGATCATGGGCTCTGAAATACTGGAACTTTACAGCTGAATGCACTCAATtcaattgaaaaagaaatattaaaaaagtgCCAATGCTTTTTACAGAACAAGTATTGCAAGAACAGACTCTGTCTCCAGTTGCTGGAGCCACGTGATGAGAAAGATTGAAAAGGGCAGGGACAAGTTCTAGATTGTCAGATTTCATGGAAAGAACATGAAAATCCATGTCCATGACTTAAAGCAACTTTAAATACTAGAGATCTACATAAAAACTACTAGGATAAATCTATTCTCTTGCCTGCAAAGCCTTGGGCACTGTGACATTCAACAAAACACCTGATGCTGAGCATTACTGCAGGGAGAGCCTGGAGAAGGGCCCACTGGATCAGGCTCAGTACTGCAGATCCCGTTCCAATGACCCACAAGAAAACTTCCTTCTCAATACCACAGCATGAATGAGAAGCATTTAGGCTGCTTAGTAACACTAGACTGCATACAGTTCATTGGATGCAGTATTCAAAATTCATTAACTTGATTTTGTTTCACGCTTAGACAGCTTGGGAATAACAAGGTCTGGGGTCacaaaaacagcaaaaacataAGACAAGAAATTTGCTTTCAGCCTTTTCTAAACTGTATTCATTAGAACAGGAGAAGGAATGAGCAAGTTCAACTCTTCAAGATTGTGGTGCAGCCCCTCAACTATCCTGACAGCAGACTGTCCCTTCTGCTCCCCACCTTCTGCTTGGTCTCATGGCTGCattccagggatgctggggaagaAGAGTCAGAGGAATATTTTAGTCCTGGCATCCTCTTTTGCCTCCTCCTCCCACAGGCCTGGTAGTACCCAGGACACTGCTCTCCTTGCACTTCCCACAAATTAGTGAAATCCCCAATATATATGGAAAAGTGCCACAAGCACCTCCTTTCAAATCAAAGCATTAACCGTTACTCAGACTTCCCTGCAAAGGTGGTGCCCTGTTTAATCACCACACAAAAACAACCAGGACACCCCCATTTTTGTGTCATCCTATTGCTGTGACTTCCCACAATTTGAAATAATAACCTGGCCTTGTGTATGGGAAGAAATCCCATCTGAAAACGGCCTCCCATTTCAAATGTGGCCTAAACTCAAACTCCCATTTATTGTAAATACTGCCTCAAGAAGCATTATGTGAACACTGTCTGTCATCCCcgttccctgtccccagtgccccaaGGACACTGCTCACAGTGGGCTGCTCTTACCAAAAACACCCAGTGGAATCTGTGTGGCAGTTACAGAAGGTCACCCTGTGATGTACTTTGGCTCACTGGACAGAGGTATTTCACCTTCTGCATCTTTGGTGAAACAGAGCATGAGCAGAGGAGACAAGCATCCTCCACTCTCTGCTTCAGTGCCTGTCTGGCCACCACTTGCAGATGAAACTCAGGAACCATCACAAGCCTTATGTCCTCCACTGTGTTCCCTCCTCTCCCATGCTCACTAACTTTCTCAGTTTTCCTGGTACCCCACACATGTGCCAAAAAATTGAAGAATCTACCCCCAGAAACCATTCAAAAAAGCTCCCAGAAACAGCATAGGCAGaaatacatatgtgtgtgtatttgcaAGAAGAGTGTTTCTACATCAGACaagaggaaaacagcagattAATGTTAGGGCACAAAGATGAGGCGTACAGAAATGTGTCCACAGTTTTCCTCAGGCACACACTGGGTTTCAGAAAAGGGTTTTCTGATACCAGCTGACACCCACACATAAAATAGCATCTATGAGGCTGTATATAGCAATTCAGAGACACTGTCTGCAAGAGGATCAGAAAAACAATCACCAtcaaaaatgcccaaaaagCTGCTTGGGAGTCTCAGGCATTGccccttctgtttttttctgcccaGAGAGAAATATGAACAAAATAATGGAAATGTGTCTGACTCTACATCCAGAAGGGAATGTGTAAAAGAACTGGCCATAGTTACTCTTTTGTCTCCACATCAAAGGAGAATGGCTCACTTTTAACGGCAGGTATACACCAAGTCTGTTTGCTCTACCAGTTTCATACATATTTTTACAATATCTATATGAGGAATATGCAAATAATTACACATGAAATGATGCCaattctttctctcctttgttCTGCATGTAAAAGTTGGAACCAAAAGTG harbors:
- the ATP7B gene encoding copper-transporting ATPase 2 isoform X3 encodes the protein MERKLDNKMKRELSCLATLNDRNISLVSIRKQQAACDVPELLIIGEKSKMASPVKASSNLQKEEKVLRSYSTGMTEVNTDERQALSNVDSPPGCDLKPTMKHKFAFDNMGYEESSENMSSPPSQEHTVVVNIVGMTCQSCVQSIEGRICKVKGILRIKVSLEQNNAVIKYLQLEISPEQICQEILDMGFDANIAEEKLTTATVNLPSLKEAVAKLRVEGMTCQSCVTNIEGKIRKLHGVAKIKVSLDNQEAIIAYHPYIIQPDDLKRHISDLGYDCTIKSKSAPLKLGALDLQRLQNANPRETSASLESDGLDLLVPEMGSTATVTAQIEGMHCKSCVRNIEGNISDLPGIKCIKVSLENKCAVVQYSPDLITLSALQQAIESLPPGNFKVSLLSGSEANKAASRSGAFTYNVIRQPPQGTTHTAVIKIDGMTCNSCVKSIEGAISQRQGVQHVAVSLAGSTGTIHYDPAVTSGEELRAAIEDMGFDASVLTDTATGEKRCQPDTSKAAVQPQAPEPPRQGNASDALPDSPHPEGSNQLSGAREEKCVLQITGMTCASCVSTIERNLQKEDGIVSVLVALMAGKAEIKYKPELIQPLEIAQLIQNLGFEATIMENNAETEGQVELLITGMTCASCVHNIESKLMRTNGIFSASVALATSKAHIQFDPEIIGPRDIIKVIKEIGFHASVAKRAPNAHNLSHKKEIQQWRKSFLFSLVFGIPVVVLMIYMQIPSGEDHGSKVLEQNLIPGLSILNLLFFILCTFVQFLGGWYFYVQAYKSLRHKTANMDVLIVLATTIAYLYSCIILIVAIIEKAEKSPVTFFDTPPMLFVFIALGRWLEHIAKGKTSEALAKLMSLQATEATVVTLGPGHSIVREEQVPVELVQRGDIIKVVPGGKFPVDGKVIEGNSMADESLITGEPMPVIKKPGSTVIAGSINAHGSLLVNATHVGNDTTLAQIVKLVEEAQMSKAPIQQLADKFSGYFVPFIIIISTVTLIVWITIGFVNFDIIKKYFPNQSKNISKAEIILRFAFQTSITVLSIACPCSLGLATPTAVMVGTGVAAQNGILIKGGKPLEMAHQIKTVMFDKTGTITYGVPKVMRVLLMGDTAVLPLKKVLAVVGTAEASSEHPLGMAVTKYCKEELGTERLGYCTDFQAVPGCGISCKVGGVEAILGIAEEGPNELDANRSGVSSAPLGDNRVITLLESQGPSASQKYSVLIGNREWMRRNGLNIANDVNDAMTNHEMKGQTAILVAIDGVLCGMIAIADTVKQEAALAVHTLQSMGIDVVLITGDNRKTAKAIATQVCSCLLASCFSLGWDQLQWQLLLCLSCCLHCS